A genomic segment from Pelobates fuscus isolate aPelFus1 chromosome 7, aPelFus1.pri, whole genome shotgun sequence encodes:
- the LOC134568527 gene encoding 4-hydroxyphenylpyruvate dioxygenase-like protein — translation MTSRLIRLSHIILQVSNAQRVVQELMTKYQFQPFAARGLDGRSPSQVALRNGGVVFMVNENNQKTTKGSSMLYDAAVPLPSPDTACNVSFDVEDVPGFCQQLLNERCQLLVPPTEVHDDYGSVTFCVVKSVVGNVRHTLIDRTRYGDNFLPEFQNLRSDSNPVVPGDLTCIDHVTYACPRGSSPHIIKWYERCFGFKHFPLSKEEDCDRGFEISGPNIGLRLTAMDSPELGKCGKLVLAESLPQEGTNQLDLFLNHHKEGGIQHVGLFATDIFKTARSMANQGVCFTTQPPTYYSDPSKQDEIRGLGLQAETLSQFGILLDSKSQNSDMPNGYLLQVFAEPLWSNDSFYLELIERRGADGFGEGNVRALWRALNDFLEGSTQKDDEKIRSTVA, via the coding sequence ATGACGTCTCGTCTGATCCGGTTAAGCCACATCATCCTCCAGGTATCCAATGCTCAGAGAGTTGTCCAGGAGTTGATGACCAAGTATCAATTTCAGCCATTTGCTGCTCGAGGGCTAGATGGTAGAAGTCCAAGCCAAGTGGCCCTGAGAAATGGAGGAGTGGTGTTCATGGTTAATGAAAACAACCAGAAGACTACCAAAGGATCGTCCATGCTGTATGATGCGGCTGTTCCATTGCCATCTCCAGATACCGCTTGCAATGTCAGCTTTGATGTGGAGGACGTACCAGGCTTTTGCCAGCAGCTACTTAACGAAAGATGCCAGCTGCTAGTTCCTCCTACAGAAGTCCATGATGACTATGGCTCGGTTACATTTTGTGTAGTGAAATCTGTGGTTGGAAATGTGCGTCATACATTAATTGACCGCACACGTTACGGAGACAACTTTCTTCCGGAGTTCCAGAACCTGAGAAGCGACAGTAATCCTGTTGTTCCTGGTGACTTGACCTGCATTGACCATGTCACTTATGCCTGTCCACGTGGGAGCTCACCACACATAATAAAGTGGTATGAACGATGTTTTGGTTTCAAACATTTCCCTCTGAGCAAAGAAGAGGATTGCGATAGAGGTTTTGAAATTAGTGGGCCCAACATCGGTCTTCGTTTGACTGCAATGGATTCCCCAGAGCTTGGAAAATGTGGTAAGTTGGTGTTGGCAGAATCTTTGCCACAGGAAGGAACCAACCAGTTAGATCTGTTCCTAAATCATCACAAAGAAGGAGGTATTCAGCATGTTGGCCTATTTGCCACAGATATCTTCAAGACTGCTCGGTCCATGGCTAATCAGGGAGTATGTTTTACTACCCAACCTCCAACATATTACTCTGACCCCTCAAAGCAGGACGAAATCCGGGGTCTAGGGCTACAAGCAGAAACCCTCTCACAGTTTGGGATTCTTTTGGATTCAAAGTCCCAAAACAGCGACATGCCAAACGGATACCTTTTGCAGGTGTTTGCCGAGCCCCTTTGGAGCAATGACTCATTCTATTTGGAACTTATTGAGCGTAGGGGAGCAGACGGCTTTGGGGAGGGAAATGTCCGTGCTTTATGGAGAGCCCTAAACGACTTTCTTGAAGGATCCACCCAGAAAGACGATGAGAAAATTAGATCAACTGTTGCTTAG